A genomic stretch from Flavobacteriales bacterium includes:
- a CDS encoding alpha/beta hydrolase fold domain-containing protein produces the protein MKRGFLFLLSSVFALVANSQTCTSERYLSNIFQSSVSQDVVFGNSPALTTVYVAENVTVNQQMTMDVFFPVGDALAKRPAVILAYGGGYLVGSKEDEDVWATCDSLAKKGYVTASINYRMNMNVADPASAVRAIYRAAQDYHSAIRHIKEYSNTYGIDTNYIFVGGVSAGGFSAMHAVFMDESERPAETYQSGLGGINPDLGCLACAGNSYNHTANVRGIINLWGALLDTNYIQQEELVPMTLFHGTNDAIVPYDHGFPFTALFLMPEVYGSFNVAARVNHLGGNAELNTFQGVGHNIWGVNVNNQLVGGPTEYWVPITDSIISFLYENIRPEPVVISPFNVCQDDTTQLIASNVPANGRVCWTVQGGLVIDANADSSELTVVWNYPGVYEVSAVAINHLDAYSVPTSVQVEVVANPWVSITQNGGVLEASPGYASYQWYLNGNPIVGADQSQYVPTSSGTFMVQSFTAEGCSSFSEPLVMVGIEELPLPKGMVKEIRVYDLQGRLLGVFASEKELINRYWNGQQLLLLRYFDQDMNVIREEKRNITPSF, from the coding sequence ATGAAACGGGGCTTTCTCTTTTTACTTTCATCCGTGTTTGCGCTGGTCGCAAATTCGCAGACATGTACTTCAGAAAGATATTTAAGTAATATTTTTCAATCATCTGTTTCACAGGATGTTGTGTTTGGGAATTCCCCAGCGTTGACCACTGTTTATGTGGCGGAGAATGTCACCGTCAACCAACAGATGACAATGGATGTTTTCTTCCCTGTGGGAGATGCGCTTGCAAAACGTCCAGCGGTTATTTTGGCATACGGTGGCGGCTACTTGGTGGGAAGCAAGGAAGACGAGGATGTGTGGGCCACGTGCGACAGTTTGGCCAAAAAAGGCTACGTAACGGCCAGCATCAATTACCGCATGAATATGAACGTGGCCGATCCTGCAAGTGCGGTGCGTGCCATCTATCGCGCTGCGCAAGACTACCATTCGGCCATCCGACATATCAAAGAATACTCGAACACCTACGGAATTGATACCAATTACATTTTCGTTGGTGGAGTAAGCGCTGGTGGCTTTTCGGCCATGCATGCCGTTTTTATGGATGAAAGCGAGCGCCCTGCGGAAACATATCAATCAGGGCTTGGCGGCATCAATCCCGATCTGGGATGTTTGGCCTGCGCAGGGAACAGCTATAACCACACGGCCAATGTTCGGGGAATCATCAATCTGTGGGGCGCGCTGCTCGATACCAACTACATCCAGCAGGAAGAATTGGTGCCGATGACGCTTTTCCATGGGACAAACGATGCGATCGTTCCTTATGATCATGGATTTCCTTTCACTGCGCTGTTCCTGATGCCTGAAGTTTACGGTTCGTTCAATGTGGCGGCACGGGTCAATCATTTGGGCGGCAATGCCGAACTGAACACATTTCAGGGCGTTGGACACAATATTTGGGGTGTGAACGTGAACAACCAATTGGTTGGTGGTCCGACCGAATATTGGGTTCCGATAACGGACAGCATCATTTCGTTCCTGTACGAGAACATTCGGCCTGAACCCGTGGTGATCTCGCCATTCAATGTCTGTCAGGATGATACAACGCAGTTGATCGCTTCCAATGTTCCTGCGAATGGACGTGTCTGTTGGACGGTGCAAGGCGGATTGGTCATTGATGCCAATGCCGATTCATCCGAACTGACCGTGGTCTGGAATTACCCAGGCGTTTATGAGGTCTCGGCTGTGGCTATCAATCATTTGGACGCGTATTCGGTTCCAACTTCGGTTCAGGTTGAAGTAGTTGCCAATCCATGGGTTTCCATTACCCAGAATGGCGGTGTGCTGGAAGCCTCGCCAGGTTACGCCTCGTATCAATGGTACTTGAACGGAAATCCGATCGTTGGGGCCGATCAATCGCAGTATGTTCCAACTTCATCAGGAACATTCATGGTGCAATCATTCACAGCCGAAGGATGCAGTTCATTCTCTGAACCGTTGGTCATGGTCGGTATCGAGGAACTCCCATTACCAAAAGGGATGGTCAAGGAAATACGCGTTTACGATCTTCAGGGAAGGTTGCTCGGAGTATTCGCCTCCGAAAAGGAATTGATCAACAGATATTGGAACGGACAGCAGCTTCTGCTACTGCGTTATTTCGATCAGGATATGAACGTGATCCGTGAGGAAAAACGGAACATTACTCCTTCATTCTGA
- a CDS encoding MarR family transcriptional regulator: protein MDEFLRLADQLIIYKLRTSWFQISKLYNEMAMEHDGTVSMAFVLLAINESDGTPVTRIAPRMGMEPNSLSRILKSMEDKGFIERRRDDVDKRMAYVYLTKVGKEKREVAMKAVYRLERAIVNQIDPKKLEAFFDVVNHIPAAIDEFKEKMASYENT from the coding sequence ATGGATGAGTTTCTACGACTTGCCGATCAGTTGATCATCTACAAGTTGCGAACGTCTTGGTTTCAAATTTCTAAGCTGTACAATGAGATGGCGATGGAACATGATGGAACCGTAAGCATGGCCTTTGTGTTGCTGGCCATCAATGAGAGCGATGGCACGCCCGTTACGCGCATTGCGCCACGTATGGGAATGGAGCCTAACAGCCTGAGCCGCATCTTGAAGTCGATGGAAGACAAGGGTTTTATTGAGCGTAGGCGCGATGACGTGGACAAGCGGATGGCTTACGTTTATCTCACCAAAGTGGGAAAAGAGAAAAGGGAAGTGGCCATGAAGGCGGTTTACAGACTTGAGCGCGCCATTGTCAATCAGATCGACCCGAAAAAACTGGAGGCGTTCTTCGATGTGGTGAACCACATTCCTGCGGCTATCGATGAGTTCAAAGAAAAAATGGCGTCCTACGAGAATACGTAG
- a CDS encoding T9SS type A sorting domain-containing protein codes for MTRSLAAFAVCLFFSSALMAQVVTTDIPYITVQDSITLTFNSNLGNGALSGTGQVYIHTGLVKESSDYEGAWGNQRGIWGQADPELLMNNQGGGIQTLGINIESFYNTGTWDGVLALAMVFRDEAGNTVGTNANGSDILIPVFETTTDLDAVVLDPVVDGKTVEPNDPLVFDVRSNNPNSLINLYQDGTLIGQALGDAASASVNTSTPGKYYLSYTVEVGGQTVADTTYFIVRDNAVTQDPPQGVVPGINFINSTTVTFCLLAPNKQFAYFIGDATNWEVDPAYQMKRATDGERYWITLNNVTPQTEYRFQYFVDGMFKVADPYSYKILEEQSDAAINPNIYPNLIDYPDQTHGNVSVYETDMPQYQWQAQNFQRPAKEDLVIYELLIRDFAFRKSFGAVIDSLDYLHKLGINAIQLMPVIEFEGNDSWGYNPIFFTAVDKKYGPASELKRLIDEAHQRGIAVILDIVPNHAFGRSPYVKLYWDPGLQRPAANSPFFNPVATHPYSVGYDFNHESTYTRTMFHRIFKYWIEEFHIDGYRLDLSKGLTQTWSGNDVGAWSQYDQSRINILFDYANTIWSYDADFHFILEHLADNSEETVLANGNMMLWSKASEQYNQATMGWSTNADWGWQMSYQAKGWNMPRAVGYMESHDEERIMFKNVSYGNDTNAPYNCADTTTALYRMQAAAAMFSLVPGPKMIWQFGELGYDISIFWPSGLDLSRVAAKPIRWNYYWEEPRQKLYKVWSAINALKHMQPVYSCTTYGLDLSGTGKRMWLSHPDMNVSVTANFDVNGFDMTPDFQHTGTWYNYLTGEPLEVNQTNMTLHYEPGQYYIYTDQQLDVPDTSFTPQPGPDGIADLADNPLGMMVFPNPSADMFYIDYLLGDQQFVSLQVHDLTGRLVTTLGKGMRYADRMRTVWNGTDQSTRSVANGQYILTLTTSGNRISKMVVLQR; via the coding sequence ATGACCCGATCGTTGGCCGCTTTTGCGGTATGTCTTTTCTTTTCAAGTGCGTTGATGGCACAAGTGGTCACTACCGATATACCATATATAACGGTGCAGGATTCCATCACACTTACGTTCAATAGCAACTTGGGCAATGGCGCACTTTCTGGTACTGGACAGGTGTATATCCACACCGGATTGGTCAAAGAATCGAGCGACTACGAAGGTGCTTGGGGCAACCAACGGGGCATTTGGGGGCAAGCAGACCCCGAACTGCTGATGAACAACCAAGGAGGGGGCATTCAGACCTTGGGCATCAACATCGAAAGCTTTTACAACACTGGGACATGGGATGGTGTGTTGGCCTTGGCCATGGTTTTCCGCGATGAAGCTGGCAATACGGTCGGTACCAATGCCAATGGCAGCGATATTCTGATACCGGTATTTGAAACGACCACCGATCTGGATGCCGTAGTGCTGGATCCGGTTGTGGATGGAAAAACGGTGGAACCCAACGACCCGTTGGTCTTTGATGTGCGTTCCAACAACCCCAACAGTTTGATCAATCTGTATCAGGATGGAACCCTGATAGGTCAGGCGTTGGGAGATGCTGCGAGTGCATCGGTCAATACATCAACTCCCGGCAAGTATTACCTCAGTTATACGGTGGAAGTGGGAGGGCAGACCGTGGCCGATACCACGTACTTCATTGTGCGCGACAATGCCGTGACGCAGGATCCGCCACAGGGAGTAGTTCCCGGTATCAATTTCATTAACAGCACCACGGTTACCTTCTGCCTGTTGGCGCCCAATAAGCAGTTTGCCTATTTTATTGGCGATGCCACCAACTGGGAAGTGGACCCTGCTTACCAGATGAAGCGCGCTACAGATGGTGAACGCTACTGGATCACTTTGAATAATGTAACGCCACAGACCGAGTATCGATTCCAGTATTTTGTGGATGGCATGTTCAAGGTGGCCGATCCGTATTCGTACAAGATCCTGGAAGAACAGTCTGATGCGGCCATCAATCCGAACATCTACCCGAACCTGATCGACTATCCGGATCAGACCCACGGCAACGTTTCGGTGTACGAGACCGACATGCCGCAATATCAATGGCAGGCACAGAACTTTCAGCGTCCGGCCAAGGAGGATCTGGTCATCTACGAACTGCTGATACGTGATTTCGCCTTCCGCAAGAGTTTCGGTGCCGTTATCGATTCGCTCGATTATTTGCACAAACTGGGCATCAATGCCATCCAACTGATGCCTGTGATCGAGTTTGAAGGGAATGACTCATGGGGCTACAATCCCATCTTCTTTACGGCTGTAGATAAGAAATATGGTCCGGCCAGCGAGCTCAAACGCCTTATTGATGAAGCGCACCAGCGGGGCATTGCCGTCATCTTGGACATTGTGCCGAATCATGCCTTTGGCAGAAGTCCGTACGTTAAGTTGTATTGGGATCCGGGCTTGCAGCGTCCTGCGGCCAACAGTCCGTTCTTCAATCCTGTGGCCACCCACCCGTACAGCGTGGGTTACGATTTCAATCACGAGAGCACTTACACCCGGACGATGTTCCATCGCATCTTCAAATATTGGATCGAAGAGTTTCACATTGACGGTTACCGTCTCGACCTCTCCAAGGGCCTGACGCAGACGTGGAGCGGAAATGACGTGGGTGCTTGGAGTCAGTACGACCAAAGCCGCATCAATATTCTTTTCGACTATGCCAACACCATTTGGTCCTACGATGCAGATTTTCATTTCATTTTGGAGCATTTGGCCGACAATAGCGAAGAGACCGTTCTTGCCAACGGCAACATGATGCTTTGGAGCAAGGCCAGCGAGCAGTACAATCAGGCCACCATGGGTTGGAGCACCAATGCCGACTGGGGCTGGCAAATGAGCTATCAGGCCAAAGGCTGGAACATGCCCCGTGCGGTAGGTTATATGGAAAGCCATGATGAGGAACGCATCATGTTCAAAAATGTGAGCTATGGCAACGATACCAATGCGCCATACAACTGTGCAGATACCACCACGGCCCTTTATCGCATGCAGGCCGCTGCGGCCATGTTCTCATTGGTTCCAGGGCCTAAGATGATCTGGCAGTTCGGAGAATTGGGTTACGATATTTCCATTTTCTGGCCTTCCGGTCTCGACCTTTCGAGGGTGGCCGCCAAGCCTATCCGCTGGAACTATTACTGGGAGGAACCTCGTCAAAAACTGTACAAGGTTTGGAGTGCTATCAATGCGCTCAAGCACATGCAACCTGTCTATTCGTGTACCACCTACGGTCTGGACCTCAGTGGAACGGGCAAGCGCATGTGGCTATCGCATCCAGACATGAATGTGAGCGTAACGGCCAACTTCGATGTGAACGGATTTGACATGACACCGGACTTTCAGCACACCGGCACGTGGTACAACTACCTTACGGGAGAACCCTTGGAAGTAAATCAGACCAACATGACGCTGCACTACGAACCGGGCCAGTACTACATCTACACCGATCAGCAACTGGATGTACCGGACACATCCTTCACACCGCAGCCGGGACCTGATGGTATAGCTGACCTTGCAGACAATCCGTTAGGTATGATGGTCTTTCCCAATCCGAGTGCAGACATGTTCTATATCGACTACCTCTTGGGCGACCAGCAGTTCGTAAGCCTACAGGTGCATGATCTCACCGGTCGTTTGGTGACAACATTGGGCAAAGGCATGCGCTATGCCGACCGTATGCGTACCGTATGGAACGGAACTGACCAAAGTACACGGTCCGTTGCCAACGGACAGTACATTCTTACATTGACCACCAGCGGCAACCGTATCTCCAAAATGGTGGTGTTGCAGCGGTAG
- a CDS encoding alpha-hydroxy-acid oxidizing protein — protein MAKKINEVFSILEMRDMAKAKLPSVMFDYLEGSAEDELTFDWNRESFQKYEFVPRTLKDVSKIDLSTSIQGVPVELPVISAPTGMSRMFHWEGEKAVVRATHKAGTAYSLSTVSTTSIEDVAKESKGPLFFQIYAWHNREMVLDFIERCRQADYQGLMLAVDLASLGKRERDLRNGHGRPAVLRKNTALGALSKPEWLFNFLTKPKMRMANMVDHLPHGGDALKVVDTVNAQFRADVSWQDPEDMMKQWNGKFMLKGIQCVEDAVKAAELGVSGIILSNHGGRQLDGAPAGMDILPEVVAAVGKDVEVLVDGGITRGSDIIKAIALGAKGCLIGRAYLYGLAAGGEAGVTRVYDILRDEMTRVMQLIGCSSIAELDASYVKRHVK, from the coding sequence ATGGCAAAAAAAATAAACGAGGTGTTCTCCATTTTGGAGATGAGAGACATGGCAAAAGCCAAACTACCTTCCGTGATGTTCGATTATTTGGAAGGTTCCGCTGAAGATGAACTCACGTTCGATTGGAACCGTGAATCGTTTCAGAAATACGAGTTCGTTCCAAGAACCTTAAAAGACGTCAGCAAGATCGATCTTTCCACTTCGATTCAAGGTGTTCCGGTTGAACTTCCAGTTATCAGCGCACCTACGGGCATGTCGCGCATGTTCCATTGGGAAGGTGAGAAAGCCGTTGTCCGCGCCACACACAAGGCAGGAACGGCCTATTCACTCAGCACGGTTTCCACTACTTCCATCGAAGATGTAGCGAAGGAATCAAAAGGTCCGCTGTTCTTTCAGATCTATGCGTGGCACAACCGTGAAATGGTACTCGATTTTATTGAGCGTTGCCGCCAAGCAGATTATCAGGGATTGATGCTGGCCGTAGACCTTGCCTCGTTGGGCAAGCGTGAACGCGACCTGCGCAACGGACACGGACGGCCAGCGGTACTTAGAAAAAACACGGCACTCGGTGCATTGAGCAAACCCGAATGGCTTTTCAATTTCCTCACCAAGCCCAAGATGCGCATGGCCAACATGGTCGATCATCTTCCGCATGGTGGCGATGCGTTGAAAGTGGTAGACACGGTCAATGCACAGTTCCGCGCAGATGTTTCTTGGCAAGATCCCGAGGACATGATGAAACAATGGAACGGCAAGTTCATGCTCAAAGGAATTCAATGCGTGGAAGATGCGGTGAAAGCTGCTGAACTCGGTGTTTCAGGCATTATCCTCTCGAACCACGGTGGCCGCCAACTGGACGGAGCGCCTGCCGGAATGGACATTCTCCCCGAAGTGGTGGCAGCAGTTGGCAAAGACGTGGAAGTGTTGGTGGATGGTGGCATTACCCGTGGTTCGGACATCATCAAAGCGATTGCATTGGGTGCCAAGGGCTGTCTTATCGGTCGCGCCTATCTCTACGGATTGGCTGCTGGTGGCGAGGCCGGTGTAACCCGCGTTTACGACATTCTACGTGATGAGATGACACGCGTGATGCAATTGATAGGATGCTCATCAATAGCAGAACTGGATGCCAGCTACGTTAAACGGCATGTAAAATAG
- a CDS encoding glycerophosphodiester phosphodiesterase gives MRQLLLLMVLSTQVFGQNVLVTAHRGASGYAPENTLSAVKKALEIGVDRIEVDVQQSSDGVVVVMHDKTLDRTTDSKGKVGKKTWEELKQVKAYGKFPSEFPNEPIPTLEQVFELMDGKTQFVIEIKAGNKTYPGIEDNVVKLIKKYKAEKWALVHSFNDKVLKYLHRNYPEIRLQKLFVSYSAGVMLDFKLHSVKLSKYDYVEGFGIAKSAAKEKLVKKIHDLGKVVHVWTVNSEEDIQAMIDLGVDGIIGNYPDRTKKLLGRN, from the coding sequence ATGCGACAATTGCTGCTCCTCATGGTGCTTTCCACACAGGTTTTCGGTCAGAATGTATTGGTAACGGCTCATCGGGGTGCTTCGGGTTATGCGCCTGAGAACACGCTCTCTGCCGTTAAAAAGGCTTTGGAAATTGGGGTAGACCGCATTGAGGTTGATGTTCAGCAGAGTTCTGATGGCGTTGTGGTGGTGATGCATGATAAAACACTTGATCGTACAACCGACTCCAAAGGAAAAGTGGGCAAGAAAACCTGGGAGGAGCTGAAACAGGTGAAGGCCTATGGTAAGTTCCCATCCGAATTCCCGAATGAGCCGATTCCGACTTTGGAACAGGTTTTCGAATTGATGGATGGAAAGACGCAGTTCGTCATTGAAATCAAAGCGGGCAACAAGACCTATCCAGGCATTGAGGATAACGTGGTCAAACTCATCAAGAAATACAAGGCCGAAAAATGGGCGTTGGTGCACAGCTTCAACGATAAGGTGCTTAAGTATCTGCACAGGAATTATCCAGAGATCCGATTGCAGAAACTCTTTGTGTCCTATTCAGCAGGAGTCATGCTCGATTTCAAACTGCACTCCGTCAAGTTGTCCAAGTATGATTACGTGGAGGGTTTTGGCATAGCCAAGAGCGCTGCCAAGGAGAAGTTGGTGAAGAAGATCCACGATCTTGGTAAAGTGGTGCATGTTTGGACGGTGAACAGCGAGGAGGACATTCAAGCAATGATCGATCTTGGGGTGGATGGCATCATTGGCAACTATCCCGACAGGACGAAAAAACTGTTGGGAAGAAATTGA
- a CDS encoding type IX secretion system membrane protein PorP/SprF encodes MRFFVILFLVLSCSRTNAQDATFSQYFSNPIYLNPAFAGYNGCPTIHTSYRNQWPRIAGNYQTANVSYDMLLGKRHGIGINYQYDNAAKTLESHGLSVIYAPVFRVFNKQLAISPAIEFGWGYRKLNTGNLTFGDLIDPRYGFYPADQNQAKNQKNLFDLNTGLLLTWKGLVTGFSAQHVTQPDEGIAGTSKLPVKLTGHISYQFNITEQIKISPAFIILHQQDFDQILPSISYEAYGARIGVAYRTSFTNPDAVIFMIGYRGYGVKVGYSYDYTVSSLTNNTGGSHEVSLAYIFKCKKSEFRKGVPLINF; translated from the coding sequence ATGAGATTCTTTGTAATTCTATTTCTGGTTCTTAGCTGTTCTCGGACAAATGCCCAAGACGCGACTTTCTCCCAGTATTTCAGCAATCCCATCTATCTGAATCCTGCGTTTGCGGGGTACAATGGTTGTCCGACCATCCACACATCCTATCGAAATCAATGGCCGCGTATTGCCGGCAATTACCAAACAGCCAATGTCTCTTACGATATGTTGCTGGGCAAACGCCACGGAATCGGCATCAACTATCAATACGACAATGCCGCGAAAACGCTTGAGTCACATGGTCTGAGCGTGATCTACGCTCCCGTTTTTCGTGTGTTCAATAAGCAACTTGCCATCAGTCCTGCAATTGAATTTGGCTGGGGATACCGAAAGCTGAATACTGGAAATCTGACATTCGGAGATCTGATCGATCCGAGATATGGTTTCTATCCTGCAGATCAGAACCAGGCAAAGAACCAAAAGAACCTTTTCGATCTTAATACAGGTTTACTGCTAACATGGAAAGGGCTGGTAACCGGGTTTTCAGCCCAACATGTTACACAGCCTGATGAAGGTATTGCTGGAACATCAAAACTTCCCGTAAAACTGACAGGACACATCAGTTACCAATTCAATATTACCGAACAGATAAAGATATCCCCGGCTTTCATCATCCTGCATCAACAGGATTTCGACCAAATACTGCCGTCCATTTCCTATGAGGCGTACGGTGCGCGTATTGGCGTGGCCTACAGAACAAGTTTCACCAATCCGGATGCGGTGATCTTCATGATCGGTTACCGAGGTTATGGCGTAAAAGTGGGTTACTCGTACGACTACACCGTTTCTTCCCTGACAAACAATACAGGAGGAAGTCATGAAGTTTCGCTCGCCTATATTTTCAAATGCAAGAAGTCAGAATTCCGAAAAGGTGTACCGCTCATCAATTTCTGA
- a CDS encoding redoxin domain-containing protein — protein MSSELENKLKSWFLSGLVVYSWAVTLGGGFMLISELGSFSIWLAVTMASAQIALYFLWLEVAQVPRTSPGLMGFSVGIFAATLYSVYASYAQQIASAAPLLAFISLSGWLAYVGWSSELGDRSKDRIKVGKRLPKIELEDYDGRRLSSDDWVGDKRLVIFYRGNWCPICTAQVNELRNFEKQFNELGLKITLISPQSHEKSRRHAQKVGADYDFLVDVDNAAARTLGILHTDGLPKGYEVLGYESNVPKPTTFVLDEKGKVVFADLTKNYRLRPRPEDIIRALQA, from the coding sequence ATGAGCAGCGAACTGGAGAACAAGTTGAAATCGTGGTTTCTGAGCGGCTTGGTCGTTTATAGTTGGGCAGTTACTCTGGGTGGCGGATTCATGCTTATAAGCGAACTGGGCTCGTTCTCCATTTGGCTGGCCGTTACCATGGCATCAGCACAGATTGCGCTGTATTTTCTATGGTTGGAGGTGGCGCAGGTTCCGCGTACTTCGCCTGGACTGATGGGTTTCTCCGTTGGCATATTTGCAGCCACGCTCTATTCGGTCTATGCCAGTTATGCGCAGCAGATCGCCTCGGCAGCTCCCCTGTTGGCGTTCATCTCCTTGTCTGGTTGGTTGGCTTATGTGGGATGGTCTTCAGAATTAGGAGATAGGAGCAAAGACAGGATCAAAGTTGGTAAGAGGCTGCCCAAGATCGAATTGGAAGATTATGACGGCCGCAGATTGAGTTCAGATGATTGGGTAGGCGATAAGCGGCTGGTTATCTTCTATCGTGGAAATTGGTGTCCGATCTGCACCGCACAAGTGAATGAACTCCGTAACTTCGAGAAGCAATTCAACGAACTCGGTTTGAAAATTACGCTCATAAGTCCGCAATCGCATGAGAAAAGCAGACGCCACGCGCAGAAGGTGGGTGCGGATTATGATTTTCTGGTGGATGTGGACAACGCTGCGGCCAGAACATTGGGCATTCTTCACACCGATGGACTTCCGAAAGGATATGAGGTTCTTGGCTACGAATCCAATGTTCCGAAACCGACAACCTTTGTTCTGGATGAAAAAGGGAAGGTGGTGTTTGCAGATCTGACCAAGAACTACCGACTTCGTCCACGACCAGAGGATATTATCAGGGCATTACAAGCATGA
- a CDS encoding T9SS type A sorting domain-containing protein, whose product MKRSFMLIALLGFMHGISFSQCVEVPENRVLLVGDSWASFENADQTITHGLSHLGHSDKKFASSVVIAENGAETNDFLTQEKQDAIQALIDANPDIQIVHLSIGGNDVLGDWNVDFTQHMTDSMEQSVAARLEEVIAFLKNTRPGMRVFWAGYTYPNFAEVINDVHPFETSHPFYGTWDGMGQPTFIQINTLLNDFSDSVAAYCDSDPMVNFVRAQGILQYYYGQAQPLGVAPGGTYPAFTCPVPLGYPDYPSPKDAMRLYAGVFTDCFHLSPEAYQIMFDYQALHFYQKFFMDDLYLLSEGGTMDGSVSSAGDVSQEVKIGEDGGNEIAAVLTFDTQQMMDTTLSNASIFLRRTDLTGTDPFTGTDVHVKMKSGNFGTSADVEAVDFTADGDAEGAPCQFGSHDANEHWVRLDLTAEMIANINNGDKTQFVISIPGFTGGVMTFNDASDPVTAPILNLNYGPEPSSVADIRKAKELPVYPVPTTGPLTIDADMNALMTVDVVNIMGEVVKQLKPSNNRIDISDLQAGPYVLRITTKDGISTKRIIKR is encoded by the coding sequence ATGAAAAGATCTTTTATGTTGATTGCCCTGCTTGGCTTTATGCATGGCATTTCATTTTCCCAATGTGTTGAGGTTCCTGAGAACCGTGTGCTGTTGGTCGGTGACAGTTGGGCCTCTTTTGAGAATGCAGACCAGACCATTACGCATGGTCTTTCACATCTCGGTCATTCAGACAAGAAATTTGCCTCGAGCGTAGTTATTGCCGAGAACGGTGCAGAAACGAATGATTTTCTGACACAGGAAAAGCAGGATGCGATACAAGCTTTGATCGATGCCAACCCGGACATCCAGATTGTCCACCTGAGTATTGGCGGGAATGATGTTCTTGGTGATTGGAACGTGGATTTCACCCAGCACATGACCGACAGCATGGAGCAGTCGGTGGCCGCCAGACTGGAAGAGGTCATTGCCTTTCTGAAAAATACACGACCTGGAATGCGTGTTTTCTGGGCAGGATATACCTACCCGAACTTTGCCGAGGTCATCAATGATGTTCATCCTTTCGAAACCAGTCATCCGTTCTATGGCACTTGGGATGGAATGGGACAGCCTACATTCATTCAGATCAACACACTTTTGAATGATTTCTCAGACTCCGTTGCCGCTTACTGTGACAGTGATCCAATGGTGAATTTTGTCCGTGCTCAGGGCATACTCCAGTACTATTACGGTCAGGCCCAACCTTTGGGAGTGGCTCCTGGTGGCACCTATCCGGCATTTACCTGCCCTGTTCCATTGGGTTATCCAGATTATCCTTCTCCGAAGGACGCCATGCGTCTGTATGCCGGGGTTTTCACCGACTGTTTCCACCTTTCGCCAGAGGCGTACCAGATCATGTTCGATTATCAGGCACTTCATTTCTACCAGAAGTTCTTTATGGATGACCTTTACCTACTCTCTGAAGGAGGAACAATGGACGGTTCTGTTAGCTCTGCCGGAGATGTCTCTCAGGAAGTGAAGATCGGTGAAGATGGCGGGAATGAGATCGCTGCCGTACTCACATTCGATACGCAGCAAATGATGGACACGACCCTTTCCAATGCAAGCATCTTTCTGAGAAGAACCGACCTTACAGGAACCGATCCGTTCACCGGAACTGATGTTCACGTCAAAATGAAGAGCGGCAACTTCGGTACATCTGCCGATGTGGAAGCTGTTGACTTTACTGCGGATGGAGATGCCGAAGGTGCTCCGTGCCAGTTCGGTTCGCATGATGCCAATGAGCATTGGGTACGATTGGATCTGACGGCAGAAATGATCGCCAACATCAACAATGGAGACAAGACGCAGTTTGTGATCTCCATTCCTGGATTTACGGGCGGTGTCATGACATTCAACGATGCCAGCGACCCGGTGACAGCCCCAATTCTGAACTTGAACTATGGCCCAGAACCATCATCTGTTGCCGACATCAGAAAAGCGAAGGAATTGCCTGTTTATCCTGTACCAACTACCGGTCCGTTGACAATTGATGCGGACATGAATGCATTGATGACGGTTGATGTCGTCAACATCATGGGCGAAGTGGTGAAGCAATTGAAACCAAGCAACAACCGGATCGATATTTCGGACCTACAGGCCGGACCTTATGTTTTGAGAATTACAACGAAGGACGGAATCAGTACCAAGCGCATCATCAAGCGCTGA